A section of the Saccopteryx leptura isolate mSacLep1 chromosome 6, mSacLep1_pri_phased_curated, whole genome shotgun sequence genome encodes:
- the LOC136376419 gene encoding C-type lectin domain family 4 member G-like isoform X1: protein MPRAQSLLTMDTAGYSKWGGGLQEVSGGHWGRWGQRFLFLTLALVITTVLWVLILSILLSKASTQHAALLGGQDLLTTNASQQTVVLDALKEEVGACNSCCLRTQAQLKTASTKLGEAQEKLMQQESALKELSERVTQSLAEAGRDRKNIRSELFRELEAVRLGNRSCEQCPTQWLPFRGSCYLFSALRASWEDSQRNCAGASAHLVIVEDLDEQAFLTRNTRDRGYWLGLRAVRRASQIQGYQWVDGVPLSFSQWNQGEPNDSQGHEDCIMMLRTGLWNDAPCHSEKDSWICEKRLSC from the exons ATGCCTAGGGCTCAGAGTCTGCTCACCATGGACACTGCAGGGTACAGCAAGTGGGGTGGTGGGCTCCAGGAGGTCTCCGGAG GACACTGGGGACGCTGGGGACAGCGATTCCTCTTCCTGACCCTGGCTCTCGTCATCACCACAGTCCTGTGGGTCCTCATTCTGAGCATCCTACTTTCCAAGG CCTCCACTCAGCACGCGGCGTTGCTAGGCGGCCAGGACTTGCTGACAACAAATG CCTCGCAGCAGACGGTGGTGCTGGACGCCTTGAAGGAAGAGGTCGGAGCCTGCAATAGCTGCT GCCTGAGGACGCAGGCGCAGCTGAAGACCGCGAGCACCAAGCTTGGGGAAGCGCAGGAGAAGCTGATGCAGCAGGAGAGCGCCTTGAAAGAACTGAGCGAGCGCG TGACCCAGAGCTTGGCCGAAGCGGGAAGGGACCGCAAGAACATCCGCAGTGAGCTGTTCCGGGAGCTGGAGGCCGTCCGACTCGGAAACC GTTCCTGCGAGCAGTGCCCCACGCAGTGGCTacccttccggggctcctgctACCTTTTCTCGGCCCTGCGGGCCTCCTGGGAAGATTCGCAGCGCAACTGCGCCGGCGCGAGTGCGCACCTGGTTATTGTCGAGGACCTGGATGAGCAG GCCTTCCTGACTCGGAATACAAGGGACCGCGGTTACTGGCTGGGCTTGAGAGCCGTGCGCCGCGCGAGCCAGATCCAGGGCTATCAGTGGGTGGACGGAGTCCCGCTCAGCTTCAg CCAGTGGAACCAGGGAGAGCCCAATGACTCTCAGGGGCACGAGGACTGCATCATGATGCTACGCACGGGGTTATGGAACGACGCCCCTTGCCACAGCGAGAAGGACAGTTGGATCTGTGAGAagaggctcagctgctga
- the LOC136376419 gene encoding C-type lectin domain family 4 member G-like isoform X2, giving the protein MDTAGYSKWGGGLQEVSGGHWGRWGQRFLFLTLALVITTVLWVLILSILLSKASTQHAALLGGQDLLTTNGLRTQAQLKTASTKLGEAQEKLMQQESALKELSERVTQSLAEAGRDRKNIRSELFRELEAVRLGNRSCEQCPTQWLPFRGSCYLFSALRASWEDSQRNCAGASAHLVIVEDLDEQAFLTRNTRDRGYWLGLRAVRRASQIQGYQWVDGVPLSFSQWNQGEPNDSQGHEDCIMMLRTGLWNDAPCHSEKDSWICEKRLSC; this is encoded by the exons ATGGACACTGCAGGGTACAGCAAGTGGGGTGGTGGGCTCCAGGAGGTCTCCGGAG GACACTGGGGACGCTGGGGACAGCGATTCCTCTTCCTGACCCTGGCTCTCGTCATCACCACAGTCCTGTGGGTCCTCATTCTGAGCATCCTACTTTCCAAGG CCTCCACTCAGCACGCGGCGTTGCTAGGCGGCCAGGACTTGCTGACAACAAATG GCCTGAGGACGCAGGCGCAGCTGAAGACCGCGAGCACCAAGCTTGGGGAAGCGCAGGAGAAGCTGATGCAGCAGGAGAGCGCCTTGAAAGAACTGAGCGAGCGCG TGACCCAGAGCTTGGCCGAAGCGGGAAGGGACCGCAAGAACATCCGCAGTGAGCTGTTCCGGGAGCTGGAGGCCGTCCGACTCGGAAACC GTTCCTGCGAGCAGTGCCCCACGCAGTGGCTacccttccggggctcctgctACCTTTTCTCGGCCCTGCGGGCCTCCTGGGAAGATTCGCAGCGCAACTGCGCCGGCGCGAGTGCGCACCTGGTTATTGTCGAGGACCTGGATGAGCAG GCCTTCCTGACTCGGAATACAAGGGACCGCGGTTACTGGCTGGGCTTGAGAGCCGTGCGCCGCGCGAGCCAGATCCAGGGCTATCAGTGGGTGGACGGAGTCCCGCTCAGCTTCAg CCAGTGGAACCAGGGAGAGCCCAATGACTCTCAGGGGCACGAGGACTGCATCATGATGCTACGCACGGGGTTATGGAACGACGCCCCTTGCCACAGCGAGAAGGACAGTTGGATCTGTGAGAagaggctcagctgctga